A genomic window from Synergistetes bacterium HGW-Synergistetes-1 includes:
- a CDS encoding ferredoxin, whose amino-acid sequence MTGGNDMIGCDPVKDEGCCSCGSKKILVEYLYLDLKTCDRCIGTDAVLEEVLKEIGPALLCAGYEVEFEKKEISSKETAAEYRFLSSPTIRVNGMDICDSVAENSCGCCSDISGTDVECRVFEFEGEDYEVPPKEMLASSILSAVFAPKEEYCCGNYSMPENIITFFDGKEKKSNCSCGSNCC is encoded by the coding sequence ATGACAGGGGGAAACGACATGATCGGATGTGATCCGGTAAAGGACGAAGGGTGCTGTTCCTGCGGGAGCAAAAAAATTCTGGTCGAATATCTTTATCTTGACCTTAAGACCTGTGACAGATGCATTGGCACCGATGCCGTGCTTGAAGAGGTGCTCAAAGAGATCGGGCCGGCACTTTTATGTGCAGGATATGAGGTCGAATTTGAGAAAAAGGAAATATCATCCAAGGAAACGGCAGCAGAATACCGCTTTCTCTCTTCTCCTACCATACGTGTCAACGGAATGGATATCTGCGATTCGGTAGCAGAAAACAGCTGCGGGTGCTGCAGTGATATCAGCGGTACGGATGTCGAATGCAGAGTCTTCGAGTTCGAGGGAGAGGATTATGAAGTTCCTCCGAAAGAGATGCTCGCATCTTCGATCCTCAGTGCTGTTTTCGCACCAAAAGAAGAGTACTGCTGCGGGAACTACTCAATGCCGGAAAATATAATAACTTTCTTTGACGGTAAGGAGAAAAAATCAAATTGTTCCTGCGGATCAAACTGCTGCTGA
- a CDS encoding heat-shock protein Hsp20 has translation MVGLVPFNRRSRDLATKTGLEDFYNVLDDFFSSDWPMRRTLAYDTFKVDVQDSGNEYLIEAEMPGLSKEDIKLGLDDGKLTISVTKNESTEEKDKNYIHRERRSVSMSRTIHLTDADASGIKAKLSDGLLKITVPKAEKTSTAIDIDVD, from the coding sequence ATGGTTGGATTGGTACCTTTCAACAGAAGGAGCAGGGATCTCGCTACAAAGACCGGGCTGGAGGACTTTTACAACGTGCTTGATGACTTTTTTTCAAGCGACTGGCCCATGAGGCGCACTCTGGCGTATGACACATTCAAGGTCGATGTTCAGGACAGCGGGAACGAGTATCTTATCGAAGCTGAAATGCCGGGCCTCAGCAAGGAAGACATCAAGCTTGGACTGGATGACGGAAAGCTCACGATCTCGGTGACAAAGAACGAGAGCACAGAGGAGAAGGACAAGAATTACATTCACAGGGAAAGACGATCTGTGTCGATGAGCAGGACCATACACCTGACTGATGCTGATGCATCCGGGATAAAAGCCAAACTGAGCGACGGGCTACTGAAGATAACCGTCCCTAAGGCAGAAAAGACAAGCACCGCGATCGATATCGATGTAGACTAG